From Oceanipulchritudo coccoides, the proteins below share one genomic window:
- the dnaB gene encoding replicative DNA helicase — MTDERGKIPPHSPEAEEGLLGACLIDPGQDVISACMEAGLRAESFFVPTNKVIFQVMMDLYSANSAVDEVTTLDALSSRTIGSIDWLKNKQSISDPKTPLLKLIGGASQLTRLSSRIESFANASHWREIVRKKWLLRRLILTTSNIAEEAYANQDQLDHFLGDAEARIFSIQEDGSADTTQKFDSAIGDAQNLIQNILLGQQDSGVMTGYKDIDKMTFGLHNGQMVVLAARPSMGKTSLGMNIAENAAKPKKGEARGILVFSLEMPAEQLAMRMLCGRARVNMRRVRDRMISPEQQRMLHTTAKELNDAPIWIDDSSSLNILQMRAKARRVKKQNDVSLIVVDYLQLISGTDPRVPREQQISEISRGIKAMAKELKVPVLVLSQLNRASEKENRQPRISDLRESGSIEQDADVVFLLAAKQNSEDNPTVPQAARDRDLIIAKQRNGPTGIVSMTFIPEFTRFEDYTQQPDA, encoded by the coding sequence ATGACTGACGAGCGCGGAAAGATTCCACCACATAGCCCGGAGGCCGAGGAAGGCCTGCTTGGGGCCTGCCTGATCGATCCCGGGCAGGATGTCATTTCTGCCTGCATGGAAGCGGGTCTGCGTGCCGAGTCGTTTTTTGTGCCGACCAACAAGGTCATCTTCCAAGTGATGATGGACTTGTACTCGGCCAATAGTGCGGTCGATGAGGTGACCACTCTGGACGCCCTTTCCAGCCGGACAATCGGCAGCATTGATTGGCTCAAGAACAAGCAGTCAATTTCCGATCCCAAAACCCCTCTTTTAAAATTGATTGGCGGAGCCAGCCAGCTCACGCGCCTGAGCAGCCGCATCGAGTCCTTTGCCAACGCCAGCCACTGGAGGGAGATTGTCCGGAAAAAATGGCTTTTGAGACGCCTGATCCTGACCACATCGAACATTGCGGAAGAGGCCTACGCCAACCAGGATCAGCTGGATCATTTTCTCGGTGATGCCGAAGCACGTATTTTTTCCATCCAGGAGGACGGCTCAGCCGATACCACCCAGAAATTTGACAGTGCGATTGGGGATGCGCAAAACCTGATCCAGAACATCTTGCTGGGCCAGCAGGATTCCGGAGTCATGACCGGCTATAAGGACATCGACAAGATGACCTTTGGGCTGCACAACGGCCAGATGGTGGTTTTGGCGGCAAGGCCATCCATGGGAAAAACCTCCCTCGGAATGAATATAGCCGAAAATGCGGCAAAACCGAAGAAGGGAGAGGCCCGCGGAATTCTTGTTTTCAGCCTTGAAATGCCCGCTGAGCAACTCGCCATGCGGATGCTTTGTGGCCGGGCCCGGGTCAACATGCGTCGCGTTCGCGACCGTATGATCAGCCCGGAACAACAGAGGATGCTCCATACCACTGCCAAGGAGCTTAATGACGCTCCAATCTGGATCGATGATTCGAGCAGTCTCAACATCCTGCAGATGCGCGCCAAGGCACGGCGTGTCAAGAAGCAGAATGACGTCTCCCTTATCGTTGTGGATTATCTTCAACTGATCAGCGGGACCGATCCCCGGGTTCCCCGCGAGCAGCAAATCTCTGAGATCAGTCGCGGAATCAAGGCCATGGCCAAGGAGCTCAAAGTTCCGGTTCTGGTCCTGAGCCAGCTCAACCGCGCCTCCGAAAAGGAGAATCGGCAGCCGCGGATCTCGGATTTGCGCGAATCCGGCTCGATCGAACAGGACGCGGATGTGGTTTTCCTTCTTGCCGCAAAGCAAAACTCGGAAGATAACCCTACCGTTCCGCAAGCCGCCCGTGATCGGGACCTCATTATTGCCAAACAGCGGAATGGGCCAACCGGCATTGTATCCATGACCTTCATCCCCGAATTTACTCGCTTCGAAGACTACACCCAACAGCCTGATGCTTGA